The sequence TCTCCTCATTAATGTTGTGGCAAATCATCCGGCAACCATCCTTAATCAATGGTTGTATGTGTACGATAAAGAAAAGTACTCTAGCCGTATTTCCATAACAGAGTTATTCGCAGAGTCAAATGGTTTTCGTGGTAAAACTGGTATTCAGGTGGAGGTCTATTTTTCTAAATACAGAAAACAAACCGAAAATCTTAATCATATTATAGATTCTGTTTGCAAAGAATTGGTTGAAATGGGACTTATTAAGAGCCTTGAGAATATCGAAGAAGTCAACACGAAGCAGATTTGTTACGCTAACGTTATTTTTGATCATCAGAGACGAGGTGCCCTGGAAAAAATATACACATATCTTTCTAATTTCGGCCTGGCGAGAGAAGAGGATGATTTAGAACCCACAACAGATTGGAATAAAAAATTAGACTCTGAAAATTCTTTAGGAGATTTGGTTATGGCAGGACGTTTTGGGCAGTGGAAGTACTACTGGACGGACGATTGCGTGATGCGTGGTTTAAATATTGGACAATCATTGCTTAAAACCTAAGTGCACATCAGTTTAAAATAAATTTGTACAAGATCTTTTTAAAAAAAGTTGAAAGTACTACTGCGAATAATCCTACTCTGTAGTTGAATTTTGTTAGTTGATACTCCGGAGCGGAAAACACTTTTCTAATAAAATTTTGTTGATCTGTTTTCTGCCTGTTAATTATTTTTGTGCTCTCTGATTCATTTGATACTCTGAAAATACATACGTTATCTGGTATGACAAATAAGTCGCCATGTAATAGCATTCTGAACCAAAGATCTAAATCCATAGTGTAATAAATACTGGCGTCAAACACGCCGGTTACTTCAAGAAGTTCTTTTCTGAACAATACTACACCAGGTTCTCCAATTATATTTCCTCCAGAACGGATATTTTTATTCACTGCATCTGTTTTGCTTACCCTGATTCTTTTTTTGGAAAAGCCCCGGCTAAAAATAATTTTCCCTTTAGCGTTTACAATATTTTTTCTTCCACTAACAAGACTTATTTCCTTTTTTTTATCCTGGTCTAAAATTTCGCACTGTAATTTCAGACAGTCAGGATAAATTGCATCATCAGCCGGCAGCAATTTGATGTACTCACCTGTCGCAAGAGTCAGAATTTTATTCCAATTTCCCAACATACCCAAATTTGATTCATTCTGAAAAAGTTTTATTCTTGGGTCCGTATAATTCTTTACAACAGCAACAGAATTATCTGTGGATTTATTGTCTAAAATGATAATTTCGAAATCCTGAAAAGTTTGGTTGAGAACGGAATTAATTGCTTCGCTGATATATTTTGCTCCATTATATACAGGAATACAAATACTTACCTTAACCTGGGCCATGTTCAATTATAAATGTAACTTATTTGGCGCCAAATATAAAATATTTTAGCTACATTCGACATCAATTTATTATCCAATATTACTTTCTATAGCATGTTTAATGTAGTACAAACAAAAATTTCCGGGTGTTTCGAAATCCAACTTAAAAAGATTGAAGACTTAAGAGGATCGTTCACAAAAACATTTCACGCACATATATTTAGGGAGTTAAATCTGGACATGAAGTTTACGGAAGAATTTTTTATTTATTCTCATAAAAATGTATTTCGCGGTATGCATTTTCAAAATCCTCCAACTGCAACTTATAAACTTGTTTATTGCGTTCACGGTGAAGTAACAGATTACATTGTAGATTTAAGAGTTGGCTCACCAACTTACGGTCAATATGTTTCATTCGAACTAAATGCAAAGTCTCCCAAATCTATTTTCCTTGATAAAGGCCTGGCACATGGCTATATGGTTAAATCGGATTTTGCAATCATGCAATATAAGTCATCTGAAGTTTTTGACCCCGCGACGGATGGAGCTATTGATTACAGGTCTTTTGATTTTGCAAAAGATATTGTAAATCCCATATTATCAGAGAAAGATATCAAAGCAGTATCTTTTGAAGATTTTAAAAATGATTTTAAATTTTAATAAACGTATTTGATTTATGAAAGTTCTAGTGACGGGCGCGACAGGAGGTTTAGGAACACTGATTGTAAATAATCTATTGAGTCGTGGAATCGAAGTTGTTGCAACATCCAGAGATCAAGCGAAGGCTGAAAAAAGTGACTTTTTTAATAAGGTGATATTTAAGGCTTACAGCATTGAGAACAATCCAAGAGAAGATCTTTACGCATATTTTGAAAAACCAGACGCACTCATTCATTGCGCCTGGGATAAGTTGGGAGCTGCCGAATATAAAAACCCCATGCACACACAGGTGATCCTTGGGCAGCATAAAGACTTTCTGAAAAATCTTTTACAAAATGGATTAAAAGATATTACTGTGATTGGAAGCGTTTACGAGTATGGAATTACCGAGGGAGAATTATCAGAAGATATGCCTTCGGAGCCCACGGTAGAATATTCCATAGCCAAAAATTTACTGCGGGAGTTCCTGCAGGAAGAACAAGCAAATTTTGATTTTGTATTAAAATGGATGCGTGTGTTTTATGTGTTTGGTGAAGTAAAGGGCAGAAAAAATCTTTATACTTTATTAGCCGAAGCCGTAAATAGAGAAGACAAAACATTTAATATGTCAGGCGGCCAACAAACACGCGACTTCCTTACTTCAGAAGAAATTGCGGATATTATTGTTCGTGCCTCTATTCAAAAAGAGGTAAATGGTATTATTAACTGTTGCAGCGGCAAACCAGTGGTGTTGATAGATATTATCCAGGATTATATCAAAAAACACAATTCAAGCATTGAATTGAACTTAGGATTTTATCCTTATCCGGACTATGAACCTATGCATACATGGGGTTCGGTCGAAAAATTGAATAAGATAAAATAGGTAAATTTTATTTACCTATTCTTTATTAACTTAATATTCTCCGTTCCATTCTCAGAAGATAATCTCGCGAAATAAACCCCGCTAGGATAAGACGCGATATCTATTTCAATATTTTCATTAAAAAATTTCTTTTCGAAAACTAATTTTCCGTCAGTACTTTTTACCTGCACAGAATAGGAACCTTTAAGGTTTGTTTTGTAATAACCATTTCCAGGATTCGGGAAAATTGCGGAACTATTATTTTTTTCTAAATCCTTTATGTCGGTGCACTTTGACACGCTAATGTTAACTGTAGAGTTTAAAGCGCAGCCAGATGAATGTTGGGCGTTGATTATGTAAATTGTAGATACGCTGGGAGTTACAGTCAATAAACTTCCCGTTTGTGAACCGGGCATCCATGTATACGTGGAGGCTCCTGATACTGTTAATGAAACCGTTTGTCCAGTGCAAATTGTATTGCTATTACCAGATAATGAAACCTGAATCGAACTCACATTTACTGCCAGTGACGATGATGATCGAGCACCGCAGCTACCACTTACCGATACGCTTATTACTCCTGAGTTTATACCACTTGTAGCCAATAGTGTGTTTGTACTTGAACTTCCTGTCCAGCCAGATGGCAAACTCCAGGTATACGATCCGGTGCCCATAGGCGTTACGCTATAAACAGACTGGGCAGATTGGCAGGGCGCAGTGTTTCCGAAAATGGGTGCTGAGCATGCGTTGTATAGCTGCTGAATATCAGCAAGGCTTAAGGCTCTGTCGTAAAGGTAAAAGTCATCCAGATCCCCCGAAAAAAATCTTGTCTGGGCATCATGTATTTTACCAATCGATATAGGAAACATAGAGCCTGTGTTGATGGTCTGGGTAGAGCCGGTTATAACACAAGTAATACTGGATAATAATATAGCATCTACATAAAAATCAACAGAGCTGAGTTGAATTCCTATTGAGGAGTTTAACACCGCCACAATATGATGCCATTGCCCATCAATGATACATGAATTGCCCCTAGTCAGAGCCTGATTATTAACGTCTATTCCAACTCCGGTGCAATTATAATTGTATTGAAAGCCAATTGCTTCACCAGCAGTTCCATTACCATAGGCAAATAAACACATCAGGTTTGTATTTGTAGTTTTTGCCCAGAAAGACAAAGAACGGGATGCACTGCCGGTTGGCCCGGCGCTTAACATGGAAATATAATCACTTGTCCCGTTAAAATGGTAGGCGCTATTTGGATTTCCACACCTGTCGTTTGTGAGAGTTGCACCTGAAACCGTTCCATGATTTAAATTTAAAGAAATATCATTAGCATTTCCAGAAAAAGGCCATGCTCCAACCAATCCTGAAGAAGGAATTTGTGATTTAACGAGTAAGTTTAAAGTGAGGAAAAAAATAGTTATTCTCATGGGATTTTTTTGTTAAATGTAATGCTTTTTCGATTTACCCAACCACTTTTTTTGATAACCCACCATTCCTTGAAAGATTTTTGGTTTAAATTCTTATATTCGCTTTTTAAAATTTTATGAAAGTTGTAATACTAGCGGGCGGACTTGGAACAAGACTCTCGGAAGAAACAGACATTAAACCAAAGCCAATGGTAGAGATTGGCGGTAAACCAATTTTATGGCATATCATGAAAATATATTCACATTATGGTTATAATGAGTTTGTGATTTGCCTTGGTTACAAGGGTCATGTTATAAAAGAATTCTTTTCGAATTTTTTCCTTCATAGTTCTAATGTAACTATTGATTTAGCAAATAATAAAGTAGAAGTCCATAATTCGGAAGCGGAGAACTGGAAAATTACTTTGGTGGATACAGGTAAAGAGTCTATGACAGGGGGCCGTATTAAACGCATTAAAGACTATGTGAATGATTCAACCTTCATGCTCACTTATGGTGATGGTGTAAGTAATATCAATATCCCTGAACTTGTTGAATTTCATAAAAAAAGCAAAAAGGCGGTAACGGTTACTGCTGTGCAGCCAGAGAGCCGTTTTGGTGTTTTGGATATTAATGCCGATAATGAGGTAAAATCATTCATGGAGAAACCAAAAGGAGAGAGTGGTTGGATTAATGGCGGATTTTTTGTTTGCGAACCGGCTATTTTTAAATATATAAAGGGAGATGACACGATTTGGGAGAGGGAACCTTTAGAAAATATTGCTAAGGATAAAGAGATTGCCGCATTTAAACATTTTGGGTTTTGGAAACCTATGGACTCGCTGAAAGATAAACAGGATTTGAACAAATACTGGGATACAAATAAAGCAGAGTGGAAAATCTGGTAAGAATTTCATAAATAAGTAATCGCGTTCAAATTATGACAGATCTGTTTTCCGGCATTTACAAGGGTAAGAAAATTCTGGTAACTGGTGACACCGGCTTTAAAGGCTCGTGGATGTGTATCTGGCTTAAAGAATTGGGGGCTGAAGTATATGGGTATGCCTTACCTCCCTTAACTGCCAAAGATAATTTTGTATCAACAGGCCTTGAAAATAAAATTCATCACCAAGACGGGGATATCCGAGATCTTACAAAGTTGAAAAAATATTTTGCTGAGGTGAAGCCTGACATAGCGTTTCACCTGGCCGCGCAACCGCTTGTTATTGAATCTTATCATAACCCCCATTATAATTTTGAAACAAATTTAATGGGTACAGTTAACTTTTTTGAAGCTGTAAGAGCATGTGATTCTGTAAAAGTGGCTATAAATGTTACCACAGATAAATGTTATCAGAACAATGAATGGATATGGGGTTACAGAGAAAATGATCCCATGGGAGGGGATGATCCATATAGCGCCTCAAAAGGGTGTTCCGAATTAATAACCAATTCTTACATAAAATCTTTTTTTACAACAGAAGGCAGCGCTCAGGTAGCTTCGGGAAGAGCGGGGAATGTTATTGGTGGTGGCGATTGGGCTGAAAACAGAATTATTCCGGATATTATAAGGGCTTATCAGTCAAACCAAACAGTTATTATAAGAAATCTGGATTCAGTAAGACCCTGGCAGTTTGTTCTTGAACCCATTTACGGCTATTTAAAACTTGCTCAGAAATTATTTAACGAGGGCAAGAAATTTAGCGGGGGCTGGAATTTCGGTCCTTCGGCTTTTGAAAACTATAGTGTTGGAGATGTTGTAGCCGAAGTTAAAAAAATTATTCCTTCGGTAAAAATAGACGCTCCGGAAATGAAGGGGAAGAAGCATGAGGCTGGTTTATTAAAGTTAGATATTACCAAGGCAGTCAATTTTCTTGACTGGAAACCTAAATTAAATTTTGAGCAAACCATTCAATATACTCTTGATGGATACCTTGATGAAATAAATGCGGTTGATAATTTATATTTGAGAAGAGCTTCTCAGCTAGAGATGTACTGCAGTTTATAATTAAATCGAAGCAACTTTGCCGCCCTCCGGGTAGCGGACCTTACCATCTATAATCGTTGGGGAAATGTAGTATATCGCAATAAAAATTACGATAACAGTTGGAACGGTAAGGCAAATGTTTCTACACTGAAATTCGAAAATGGACTACTACCTGAAAGAACTTATT is a genomic window of Sphingobacteriaceae bacterium containing:
- a CDS encoding glycosyl hydrolase — its product is MAQVKVSICIPVYNGAKYISEAINSVLNQTFQDFEIIILDNKSTDNSVAVVKNYTDPRIKLFQNESNLGMLGNWNKILTLATGEYIKLLPADDAIYPDCLKLQCEILDQDKKKEISLVSGRKNIVNAKGKIIFSRGFSKKRIRVSKTDAVNKNIRSGGNIIGEPGVVLFRKELLEVTGVFDASIYYTMDLDLWFRMLLHGDLFVIPDNVCIFRVSNESESTKIINRQKTDQQNFIRKVFSAPEYQLTKFNYRVGLFAVVLSTFFKKILYKFILN
- a CDS encoding dTDP-4-dehydrorhamnose 3,5-epimerase, translated to MFNVVQTKISGCFEIQLKKIEDLRGSFTKTFHAHIFRELNLDMKFTEEFFIYSHKNVFRGMHFQNPPTATYKLVYCVHGEVTDYIVDLRVGSPTYGQYVSFELNAKSPKSIFLDKGLAHGYMVKSDFAIMQYKSSEVFDPATDGAIDYRSFDFAKDIVNPILSEKDIKAVSFEDFKNDFKF
- a CDS encoding epimerase, which gives rise to MKVLVTGATGGLGTLIVNNLLSRGIEVVATSRDQAKAEKSDFFNKVIFKAYSIENNPREDLYAYFEKPDALIHCAWDKLGAAEYKNPMHTQVILGQHKDFLKNLLQNGLKDITVIGSVYEYGITEGELSEDMPSEPTVEYSIAKNLLREFLQEEQANFDFVLKWMRVFYVFGEVKGRKNLYTLLAEAVNREDKTFNMSGGQQTRDFLTSEEIADIIVRASIQKEVNGIINCCSGKPVVLIDIIQDYIKKHNSSIELNLGFYPYPDYEPMHTWGSVEKLNKIK
- the rfbF gene encoding glucose-1-phosphate cytidylyltransferase; the protein is MKVVILAGGLGTRLSEETDIKPKPMVEIGGKPILWHIMKIYSHYGYNEFVICLGYKGHVIKEFFSNFFLHSSNVTIDLANNKVEVHNSEAENWKITLVDTGKESMTGGRIKRIKDYVNDSTFMLTYGDGVSNINIPELVEFHKKSKKAVTVTAVQPESRFGVLDINADNEVKSFMEKPKGESGWINGGFFVCEPAIFKYIKGDDTIWEREPLENIAKDKEIAAFKHFGFWKPMDSLKDKQDLNKYWDTNKAEWKIW
- the rfbG gene encoding CDP-glucose 4,6-dehydratase, yielding MTDLFSGIYKGKKILVTGDTGFKGSWMCIWLKELGAEVYGYALPPLTAKDNFVSTGLENKIHHQDGDIRDLTKLKKYFAEVKPDIAFHLAAQPLVIESYHNPHYNFETNLMGTVNFFEAVRACDSVKVAINVTTDKCYQNNEWIWGYRENDPMGGDDPYSASKGCSELITNSYIKSFFTTEGSAQVASGRAGNVIGGGDWAENRIIPDIIRAYQSNQTVIIRNLDSVRPWQFVLEPIYGYLKLAQKLFNEGKKFSGGWNFGPSAFENYSVGDVVAEVKKIIPSVKIDAPEMKGKKHEAGLLKLDITKAVNFLDWKPKLNFEQTIQYTLDGYLDEINAVDNLYLRRASQLEMYCSL